A single region of the Xiphias gladius isolate SHS-SW01 ecotype Sanya breed wild chromosome 17, ASM1685928v1, whole genome shotgun sequence genome encodes:
- the slc22a5 gene encoding solute carrier family 22 member 5, producing MGDYDEDTAFLGQTGPYFWTTFFLLNTVFVSTGFNGLYIVFVGAAPKHHCLIPDVNLTEEWRNAIIPFTIVDGEEVQSQCSRYRLDVVRNLSAEGFIPGRDVNLTNLGQEGCLDGWNYSKEIYQSNIVTEWDLVCDNQWKVPFASSTLFVGYLVGSLISGQLSDRFGRKRVVFISLGAQCVSVLLQSFSHSWKMFCIMFLFVGASQISIYISAFVLGTEVLSKTMRVLFTTLGAFLFYCIGYMTLPWIAYGIREWRTLLAVLSTTAVVYIPLWWFIPESPRWLITQGRVKEAEAIVRDAARKNKVEAPPVIFKESEAMPPSKTYTMLDVLKSKNIRCITLMCLLLWMAINIGYFGLSLNTSNLSGNPFMNCFLSATSEVPAYVVSTWLLKKCPRRALLSSFLIIGGGVLLLIQFIPDTLQYVALALEMTGKFGFTMAFSIVYIYTAEIYPTVLRNVGMGMCSSAARIGSITAPYVIYLGTYDKVLPYILMGSLTIASSVVNFFLPETLNKDLPETVEQMQECQGLCSGPAKKKYVENGGRGNPPVQCEAKSDVQTLTP from the exons atgggAGACTATGATGAAGACACTGCATTCCTCGGACAGACTGGTCCTTACTTCTGGACCACATTCTTCCTCCTAAACACAGTTTTTGTCTCCACTGGATTCAATGGGCTTTACATCGTCTTTGTTGGAGCAGCTCCGAAGCACCACTGTCTCATTCCAGACGTCAACTTAACCGAGGAGTGGAGAAACGCCATCATTCCCTTTACGATAGTGGATGGTGAAGAGGTGCAGAGCCAGTGCAGCAGATATAGGCTGGATGTTGTTAGAAACCTCTCTGCTGAGGGATTTATTCCTGGAAGGGATGTCAACCTCACTAATCTGGGGCAGGAAGGATGTTTAGATGGATGGAACTACAGCAAGGAAATCTACCAATCCAACATAGTCACCGAG TGGGACCTTGTTTGTGACAACCAGTGGAAAGTTCCCTTTGCATCCTCGACTCTGTTTGTGGGGTACCTTGTTGGATCCTTAATCTCAGGACAGCTCTCTGACAG gTTTGGGAGGAAGAGGGTTGTCTTCATCTCTCTCGGGGCCCAGTGTGTCTCGGTCCTGCTTCAGTCCTTCTCTCATTCATGGAAGATGTTCTGTATCATGTTCCTCTTTGTTGGAGCCTCCCAGATATCCATCTATATTTCTGCGTTTGTACTAG GAACAGAGGTGTTGAGTAAGACAATGCGAGTGCTCTTCACAACTCTCGGGGCCTTCCTTTTCTATTGCATTGGGTACATGACACTACCCTGGATTGCATATGGCATCAGGGAATGGAGGACTCTGCTTGCTGTTCTGTCCACAACTGCTGTGGTCTACATCCCTCTGTGGTG GTTCATCCCAGAGTCTCCTCGGTGGCTGATCACTCAGGGAAGAGTAAAAGAGGCTGAGGCCATAGTGAGAGATGCTGCgaggaaaaataaagttgaagCTCCACCTGTAATTTTTAAAGAATCAGAG GCAATGCCTCCCAGCAAGACATATACCATGCTTGACGTTCTGAAATCCAAGAACATCAGATGCATCACACTGATGTGTCTCCTTTTGTG gaTGGCAATAAACATTGGGTATTTTGGTTTATCCCTGAACACCTCCAACCTGAGTGGAAATCCCTTCATGAACTGTTTTTTATCAGCTACGTCCGAGGTCCCTGCCTATGTTGTTTCTACTTGGCTGCTAAAGAAATGTCCAAGAAGAGCACTTCTGTCCTCGTTCCTCATCATTGGAGGAGGAGTTCTTCTGCTCATTCAATTCATCCCTGACA CCCTTCAGTATGTTGCTCTGGCTCTGGAAATGACCGGGAAGTTTGGCTTCACCATGGCCTTCAGCATCGTCTACATCTACACCGCTGAGATTTACCCCACTGTACTCAGGAACGTCGGCATGGGAATGTGCTCCTCTGCTGCACGCATTGGCAGCATCACAGCTCCTTATGTCATCTATTTAG GTACTTATGACAAGGTTCTGCCTTATATCCTCATGGGAAGTCTCACAATTGCCTCCTCTGTGGTCAACTTCTTCCTTCCAGAGACCCTCAATAAAGATCTTCCAGAAACAGTGGAGCAGATGCAAGAATGTCAGGG GTTGTGCAGTGGACCTGCAAAGAAGAAATATGTAGAAAATGGAGGACGGGGGAACCCACCTGTACAATGTGAGGCCAAATCTGATGTGCAAACACTTACTCCGTAG
- the LOC120802873 gene encoding solute carrier family 22 member 5-like gives MSDFEAATAILGEWGPFQRQVFFLLCLTIVPNGFTGMSIVFLADTPPHRCRVPAHVNLTAAWRNSSSPLEEDGHGGAPVPSQCSRYKLDDMLSFSERGLLPGVDVNLSDVPKEGCLDGWEYDRSVYISTITSEWDLVCDNRWKTPLTSSVFFCGYLTGSFISGQLSDRYGRKIVLFVTIAVQALFTFIQVFSQSWSMFCAVFFVVGMGQISNFMAAFVLGTEILGPRVRTIFSTMGVSVFFAAGYMLLPLLAFFIRDWRMLLLGIAMPGFLCVPLWWFIPESPRWLLSQGRVKEAEAIIRVAAKRNKIEPMPVIFSLLQKERQSQKQTAHNICDLLNSRNIRWISVTLWLVWNTVAIAYFALSLNTVNLHGNAYFNCFLSAVVEIPAYTLSWVLFRWCPRRLSIFSTLFMGGLVLLFIQLIPANLISLAITLEMIGKFVVTTAFAIVYAYTAELYPTVLRNTAIGTCSMASRIGTIIAPYFIYLRSYSISLPNTLLGSLTALSGLLSLLLPESYGMPLPDTITRMLHFPGCCQKTLYAVTDTEEEENAGKMKSPVVHLKKEHH, from the exons ATGAGCGACTTTGAAGCGGCGACGGCCATCCTCGGAGAGTGGGGGCCTTTCCAGCGGCAggtgtttttcctcctctgcctgaCCATCGTCCCCAACGGTTTCACCGGGATGTCCATCGTGTTCCTCGCCGACACGCCGCCCCACCGCTGCCGGGTGCCCGCGCACGTCAACCTCACGGCCGCAtggagaaacagcagcagcccGCTGGAGGAGGACGGCCACGGCGGCGCGCCGGTGCCCAGCCAGTGCTCCAGATACAAACTTGATGACATGCTGAGTTTCTCGGAGAGAGGTCTGCTGCCCGGCGTCGACGTGAATCTGTCTGATGTGCCAAAAGAAGGCTGCTTGGACGGGTGGGAATATGACCGGAGTGTATACATTTCTACCATCACATCTGAG TGGGACCTGGTGTGTGATAACAGGTGGAAGACCCCGCTGacttcctctgtcttcttctgtggATACCTCACTGGCTCCTTCATTTCAGGACAGCTCTCCGACAG GTACGGGAGGAAAATAGTGTTGTTTGTTACCATAGCAGTCCAGGCATTGTTCACATTCATCCAGGTATTTTCTCAATCCTGGTCCATGTTCTGCGCAGTGTTCTTCGTTGTCGGTATGGGACAAATCTCCAATTTTATGGCTGCGTTTGTGTTAG GAACTGAGATTTTAGGCCCACGTGTACGGACAATTTTCTCCACCATGGGCGTGAGTGTGTTCTTTGCTGCTGGCTACATGCTGCTGCCGCTGTTGGCCTTCTTCATCAGAGACTGGAGGATGCTTCTCCTAGGCATTGCCATGCCCGGCTTCCTTTGTGTGCCTCTCTGGTG GTTCATCCCGGAGTCTCCTCGGTGGCTGCTCTCTCAGGGAAGAGTAAAAGAGGCTGAGGCCATAATAAGAGTTGCTGCTAAGAGGAACAAAATCGAGCCCATGCCGGTCATCTTTAGTCTTTTGCAG AAAGAACGTCAGTCTCAGAAGCAGACAGCCCACAACATCTGTGACCTGCTAAATTCCCGAAACATCCGCTGGATCTCTGTCACACTGTGGCTGGTCTG GAACACTGTGGCTATCGCCTACTTTGCGCTTTCCCTGAATACGGTGAACCTTCACGGTAACGCTTACTTCAATTGTTTCCTGTCGGCTGTGGTAGAGATACCAGCCTACACTTTGTCATGGGTTTTGTTTCGCTGGTGTCCCAGACGATTGAGTATCTTCTCAACCCTCTTCATGGGAGGATTGGTTCTACTCTTCATACAGCTCATACCAGCAA ACCTGATTTCTCTAGCAATAACACTCGAGATGATAGGGAAGTTTGTAGTGACGACAGCATTCGCCATTGTGTACGCCTACACAGCAGAACTCTACCCGACTGTACTGAGGAATACAGCTATTGGCACCTGCTCCATGGCCTCCAGAATAGGCACTATCATTGCTCCATActtcatttacttaa GAAGCTATTCGATTTCACTGCCTAACACCCTCTTGGGAAGTCTTACAGCTTTGTCGGGGTTGCTCAGTCTCCTGCTGCCTGAGAGCTATGGAATGCCACTGCCTGACACCATCACTCGCATGCTGCACTTCCCCGG ATGTTGTCAGAAGACACTTTATGCAGTCACAGACACcgaagaggaggaaaatgcgGGTAAAATGAAGTCTCCGGTTGTCCACTTGAAGAAGGAGCATCATTGA